The Prosthecobacter debontii genomic sequence AATTCGTCACCCGCATCGAGGCTGAACCCGAGCCGCGAGAGATTGGCCGCACCTTGCAGCAGTGCCATGCGGTGATGCGCCATTTCCCAGAGCCTTTGCCCAAGCTGGCCATCATCACAGAGAGCCTCGCGATGCTGAAGATGCTCGAGGAACGAGCCCTATTGCCACCAGACATCCTGGAGCTTCTGCATCACCACCTGACAACGTCACTGACCTGTCTAGAACCTTTTCCCCATCAGTCCCTGCATGGAGATGCCCACATCGGCAATCTAATGAATACCACCCAGGGCCTGCTCTGGACGGATTGGGAAGACACCTTTGCCGGCCCCGTGGAGTGGGATGTGGCTTCCATCATCTGGAATGCCAAACTCCTCGAAGGTGATGAAGCGACGGTGCATCAGATTCTAGCGGCCTATCAAGAAGCCGGGGGACTGATTCATGATGAGGCCTTGCAGCAATGCCTCATCGCCAGAGCAGCGGTCGTCACGGCGTGGTATCCCCTCCTCTATCCCAACCCGAATGAAGACCGCCAGACAAAGCTGCGTCAGCGTATCGAATGGCTGAAGGCGATCAGACTTTGAAGGTTATTTCAACCCAGGAATCAAATTCGGATTGTAAGTCGAGCCTTGGGAAACCTGGATGACCGTAAAGCGCACTTTGGTAGGGAAGAACTTTTCGTGATCGGGGCGCTTGTGGGCATGGCCCTTGCCGCCGCTGTTGTCCTTGATCACGAGATGCATCTCCTTGATGCCTTCACTCCAAATGATGTTGTCGTTTTGCCAAAAGCTGGTCATGGGCACGTCCTTCTCGTAGAGACCTGGTTTGGTATAGACCCCGGCATTGAAGCATCCATACCCGTGGTCTTGGCCTTTGTAAGGGATGTAGCAAATGCTCCAGGTCGTAGGCTCATCCCCCGTCGGCTTTTCCAGCACCTCCAAACGCAGGTGCACGGTGCCATTGCGATAATCCACGGGGGAGGTCCAGTCCTTGGGACGCTCGGGATTGATCCGATCACTTTTCACATAATAATGCGAAGGGTTTGGCTTGGCGTTGTCTGCCTGCTCCTTCGTGAAAGGGAAGGTAACATCAAACAGGACGAACTGCTCGGCTTGAGCGGATGAACCTGCCATCAGAGCGAGCGCCAGAATGGCCCGACGAAGTGTGTGGGAGAAAACCATGGTGCCTAGCAAACATCGTCCTGAACCCACTTGGCAAGCCTGCAAAATAGGTCACCCACATGAAAGCACTCACGCGATCAACTCTTCAATCAGTCGGCCGCCATTGACGATATCAATCGGGCGCACGCCTTCCAAAATGAGGCGCTTTTGCGAGTTAATCCCCAAAAGCCGATACATGGTGCGGGCGAGATCCTCCGGCCCAACGGGGTTTTCATCCGGCTCAGCCCCCAGAGCATCGGATTTACCGTAGATAAAACCTTTCTTCACGCCGCCACCCGCCATCGCCACAGAGAAGACCCGAGGATGGTGATCTCGCCCATTGGTGGAGTTGATCTTCGGCGTGCGCCCAAACTCGGAACTCACCAGCACCAGGGTTGTGTCCAACATGCCACGCTCATCGAGATCGCGAATCAGGCGGGCAAAGGCTTGGTCGAACTGCACGGCTTGGCTTTCGAAGGAGCCTTTGATATTCGAGTGGTGATCCCAACTTCCGTAATTCACAGAGACCATGCGCACACCCGCTTCCACTAAGCGACGCGCGAGGAGAAAGCGCTGACCGGCACTGGTTCGTCCATATTCATCCCTTAGTTTGGCCGATTCCGCATTGAGATTGAAAGCCTCCCGAGCCTGGCTGGAAGTGATCAGGCTGTAAGCCGCGCTGTAGAAGCTATCCATGGCCTCGACACTGTCTGATTTTTCCTGATGGCGGAAATGCTCATCCACAGTGGCTAACAAAGAGCGTCGTCGTTCAAACCGGCGATCATCAATGTCTTGGGGCGTGGCCAAGTCACGCACGGTGAAACCTGGAGAGGCGGGATCACTGCCCAGAGCAAAAGGACCGTAAGCGCTGCTCAGATAACCGCTGCCTTGATCCGGTGCAATGACACCTGGGATGGCCACATAAGGGGGCAGATTGTTTCGTGGTCCCTGTTCATGAGAGATGATGCTGCCAAAGCTAGGAAACTTGATCGCAGGACTCGGGCGATACCCTGTGAACATGTTATGAGTGCCACGTTCGTGCGCCGCCTCGCCATGGGTCACCGAGCGAATGAGGCTGATCTTATCCAGAATCTTAGCTGTCTTGGCAAACTTCTCCCCAACGTACTCCCCGGTGACTCCTTTGATGGGATTGAATGGGCCGCGATACTCTGGGGAGGCAAAGGGCTTGGGATCCCAGGATTCATGCTGGGCCATGCCACCCGGGAGATAGATATGAATGATGGAGGTGGCGATTGGCTTGTAGGTCTCGACCGGGGGCAGAGCCATCTGTCCGGCTTGGAGCTTGAGTAACTGCGGTAAGGTGATCCCCAGTCCCGCGAGAGCACCCACCTGCAAGAAGTCTCGACGGCGTTGCGAGGCGGCAAAAGGGTTGCTGTGTTGTCCACTGCACAAAGGATGCATTTTCATAAAGTGTCGTCTCGGAAGGCTTCGAAAGCCGATTACGCAGCCCATCCGGATCTTTTGCCGGGAGGACGGAGTCTGCCAACCTGAGGCCAACAGTTCACAAGAAATGCACGGTTCTGCGCCAGTCTCATGCATCTCGCCTGGGGTGCGTTTTAAAATTCGGGTGAGGCTCGCCCGTGAGAAGGTGTTGAAGAGCAAGCCGAACGCCGATGGGGCTATGGGAACATAGCTCCGAGGCGTTCGACGCAGCTCTTCGGCACCTCGCTCACGGCCCTTCGGGTTGAGTCAGAACGAAGGCCTGGCGGCGTTGCTTCACTGGGCCAAGATCGCCGAGGATACAGGCCCGGCGCTCGCGTCTTGCCCCGACCTCCGTTCTGACTCAACGAGCCCTTCCCGAATTTTAAAACGCCCCCCTGGGACTCACTTGTCGCTTGCAAGGTCTAACAGCTCATCTAGCTAAGCAGGCCTGAATGAAAAAACTCCTGAAAGTCATCTGCGGTCTCTTCGTCCTGATCGCCGTGGCAATTGGCGGTCTCCTCTTCTATGTGACCCGCTTCCTGCCTAACATCCCTGCTCAGGCAGACCTGAAAGTGGCAGTCACTCCCGAGCGAGTCGAGCGAGGCAAGTATCTCGCCCACAGTGTGGCAGTGTGCATGGACTGCCACAGCACCCGAGACTGGGGCACTTTCTCCGCCCCGCTCAAACCCGGCACGCTCGGAATTGGAGGCGAGCTCTTTGATCAAAAGATGAATTTCCCGGGCTCCTTCATCTCGCCTAACATCACCCCCCATGGATTGAAGGAATGGAGTGATGGCGAGCTTTATCGCGCCATCACCAGTGGGGTGAGTAAAGATGGCCACCCGCTTTTTCCCATCATGCCTTATCCTGCCTATGGTAAAATGGCCACGGAGGACATCTACAGTATCATCGCTTATCTGCGCAGTCTGCCAGCCATTCAGAGCAGCCCGGCACCGTCTAAAGCCGATCCACCCGTGAATGTGATCATGCATCTCATGCCCCAACCCGCTCAGCCAATGGCGTTGCCCAATAAGTCGGGTGTGGTCGCCTATGGCGGTTATCTGGCCAATGCAGCCGGCTGCACCGAATGCCACACCAAGATGGAAAAGGGCACTCCTGTCGGCAAACCTTACGCAGGCGGCTTTGAATTTGCCATGCCTGCGGGTGTACTGCGTTCACCGAATATCACGCCACACCCAACGACCGGCATCGGTGCTTGGACGAAGCAGATGTTCATCGATCGTTTCAAAGCCTATGCACCTGACCGCTTCAAGGCCACACCCGTGGACATGATGAAAGGCGAAATGCAAACCGTCATGCCATGGACCATGTATGCCACCATGACCGAGGAAGATCTGGGGGCCATCTACGAGTTTTTGAAGACCCTCCCCGCCGAAGAAAATGGGGTCGAACGATGGACGGTGACCAGTAAGTGAGCATCTCTGCTCGATGAAGTTTCTCATCCGCGATTGAATGCGGAGGAACAGGCTTTCGTCAGAAATGACATGAAAGCTATTTTCCTTCGTTTCGTCCTCCCTGTCGTTTTGATGTCTTCCGCGGTGAGCTGCACAACGGCTTACGACGCGTATGGCAATCCCCGCACCGTCGTCACTCCGGAAGGAGCTGTGCTTGGCGCAGCTGCTGTGGGTCTTCTTGCGTATGGTTTAGCGGAAAGTAATAACCGCCATGACCATCGTCATTATCATCGCGGTCACTACCGTCACTCGCGTTATCATCGGGGCTACTACCATTAAGCTGTTGGGTGTTCCCTCTCACTCTCGTGCCCATCGGTGTTAGACCGGTGGACACGTGGATTGCTGAAAAGTTGTCACCACGGAACTGCAAAAATGTGGTTATACCGACGAAGAGCTGAAAAAAGGCCTTTGGCCTCGATCGGGTCACCTTGTTTCGCAAGGTCTTGAAACCTTGATCGTTCAGAAGGGACTCTGCCGACATGAAGTTTCCCCTGCTCCATCTCTTTGTCATCCTCTCCGTCAGCCTGCCCGTCAGTGCTTTTGCGGAACTCTCTCTGCCTCATTGCTTCAGCGATCACATGGTCTTGCAGCGTGAGCGTGCAGCTCAAATCTGGGGCCAAGCCGACGCCCAAGCCGAGGTCACCGTGCGCTTCAAAGATCAGTCAGCCACCACGAAAGCGGATGCCAACGGTCATTGGAAAACGCAGATCCCGACCGGAGCGGCGGATGCACAAGGCGCAGAACTGACCGTCACGAGTCACGGCGAGAACGTGAAGGTCTCCGACGTGCTGGTGGGTGAGGTCTGGCTGGCCTCTGGACAGTCCAACATGTATTTTACCATGGACCGCGTGCCTGCATATGAGGCGCTCATGGCGAAAGCGAACTACCCAGGCTTGCGCATGTTCAATGCGCCTCTGGTGACCGCCGAAAAACCGCAGGCCGACATCGAGGGACCATGGAGCCTTTGCAGCCCGGAAACCGTGCCTAGCTATTCCGCCGTGGCTTTCTTCTTCGCGCTCAAACTGCATCAAGAGTTAGGTGTGCCTGTAGGCGTCATTAAGACCGCCTGGGGCGGTAAACCGGTGGAAACTTTCACCAGCCGCGAAGCGCTGAACACGCTTCCGGGCACGAAAGCCATGGTGGATAAGCTGATGGAAGAAGCCGCCACTTATGATCCGCCTCAAGCCCAAGCCGCCTATGAAAAACGGCTGGAGCAGTGGAAGGCGACGATGGCAGCCGCGAAGGGCCAACCCGCCGACGATCGCAAACGCCTCCCCAAGAAGCCTGCCGCGCCCAAGCCCCCTCTCCTGACCGAGGGCAAACCTGGGGTGCTCTACAATGCGATGATCCACCCCTTTGTCGGCTACACGATGCGTGGAGCCATCTGGTATCAAGGTGAGGGCAACGCCAAAGCTGGAGCCGTGCCTTACGACCAGACCCTGCCTCTGATGATCCGCGACTGGCGTCAACGCTGGAAGGATGAATTCTCCTTCTATTTCGTTCAACTGGCAAACTATCGTGAACCTTCCACCGCCCCAGGCACACCTGACCCTTGGCCGCTTCTGCAAGATCGTATGCGCCACATTCTGGAAACCACTCCGAAAACCGGGATGGCCGTGATCAATGATGTGGGCGAAGCGAATGACATTCACCCCAAAGACAAACAGACTCCAGGTGAACGTCTTGCACGCTGGGCTCTGGCCAAGGATTATCGTCGTGATATTCTCCACAGCAGCCCGCTGTATCGCAGCAGCAAGGTTAAAGATGGAGCCATGCAGATCACTTTTGACCACGTCGGTGCCGGATTGAAAAGCCGGGACGGAGGTCCTCTGAAACGCTTCGAGATCGCAGGCGCGGATCGTGTTTGGCATTGGGCCGACGCCTCGGTCAAAGGCAAAGATCAAGTCGTGGTCAGCAACCCCGCCGTGCCTCAACCCGTCGCTGTCCGTTACGCATGGGCCTCTAACCCTGAAGGTGCTAACCTCATCAATGGTGAAGGCTTGCCAGCCTCTGTCTTCCGCACCGATGATTGGAATGATGTCGAAGTCACTGCGACTGAAACAGGGGGCAGGTCCAACCAAGAAAAACGCCGCATCCTTGGCGCTGAAATCAAGGCACTCAACGCTCAATCGGCGAAGATGGACAAGACCAGTCCTGATTTCAAAGCCACTCGCAAGAAGATCCAAGAAATGCTGGCGGAGTTCAAAGCCATGGCACCAAGCAAGGCGAAGTGAGCCAGCGAGCCATTTAAAAAGCTGGGCAGCAAACTCAAGCTCCAGTAAAAGAGCAACTGCTGCCCATGAAAGTAAGTTATGAAAAACACGGCCTGACCTTGTTAGGCCTGTTTGTCGTTTGGTGGATCGCCCTCGCAGTGAAGC encodes the following:
- a CDS encoding phosphotransferase, with amino-acid sequence MPSSDLPIRAATETAIAHGITPDRCDILQDSSTLVLRLTDTLVARVVQDQDGPRQGTEWFARENAIAHHLTMHGAPVIPLHPDLPPGPHEHLGYPVNFWQFVTRIEAEPEPREIGRTLQQCHAVMRHFPEPLPKLAIITESLAMLKMLEERALLPPDILELLHHHLTTSLTCLEPFPHQSLHGDAHIGNLMNTTQGLLWTDWEDTFAGPVEWDVASIIWNAKLLEGDEATVHQILAAYQEAGGLIHDEALQQCLIARAAVVTAWYPLLYPNPNEDRQTKLRQRIEWLKAIRL
- a CDS encoding c-type cytochrome, producing MKKLLKVICGLFVLIAVAIGGLLFYVTRFLPNIPAQADLKVAVTPERVERGKYLAHSVAVCMDCHSTRDWGTFSAPLKPGTLGIGGELFDQKMNFPGSFISPNITPHGLKEWSDGELYRAITSGVSKDGHPLFPIMPYPAYGKMATEDIYSIIAYLRSLPAIQSSPAPSKADPPVNVIMHLMPQPAQPMALPNKSGVVAYGGYLANAAGCTECHTKMEKGTPVGKPYAGGFEFAMPAGVLRSPNITPHPTTGIGAWTKQMFIDRFKAYAPDRFKATPVDMMKGEMQTVMPWTMYATMTEEDLGAIYEFLKTLPAEENGVERWTVTSK
- a CDS encoding DUF1501 domain-containing protein; protein product: MKMHPLCSGQHSNPFAASQRRRDFLQVGALAGLGITLPQLLKLQAGQMALPPVETYKPIATSIIHIYLPGGMAQHESWDPKPFASPEYRGPFNPIKGVTGEYVGEKFAKTAKILDKISLIRSVTHGEAAHERGTHNMFTGYRPSPAIKFPSFGSIISHEQGPRNNLPPYVAIPGVIAPDQGSGYLSSAYGPFALGSDPASPGFTVRDLATPQDIDDRRFERRRSLLATVDEHFRHQEKSDSVEAMDSFYSAAYSLITSSQAREAFNLNAESAKLRDEYGRTSAGQRFLLARRLVEAGVRMVSVNYGSWDHHSNIKGSFESQAVQFDQAFARLIRDLDERGMLDTTLVLVSSEFGRTPKINSTNGRDHHPRVFSVAMAGGGVKKGFIYGKSDALGAEPDENPVGPEDLARTMYRLLGINSQKRLILEGVRPIDIVNGGRLIEELIA